The Fibrobacterota bacterium genome includes the window TCATCCTGCTGAACAATCCCAACTACGGCGGTTGCGGCGGTAACGGGCGCCTGGTGGTGCCGCGCGGCATCGACTGGTCCGTGGTCGCGCATGAGATGGGTCACGGCATCGGCGGGCTCATGGACGAGTATACCGGCGGAGGGCCTTATACGGGCGGGTCGATCAACGGCGTGAATTGCACGACCGACCTGAATCGCGCGACCACATACTGGAAGCGTTTCATCGATCCGGCCACTGCCTTGCCCACCACCTTCGGCGGGACCATGGATGCGACCCGCTCGGTGGGCGCCTTCCCGGGTTGCGGCACCAAGGATTCCCAGATCTACCGGCCGGTTTCCAATTGCCGCATGAATTCCAATTCCCCGAACTACTGCCCGGTCTGCTATACCCATATCAAGAAGCTGCTCTACCCGGATTTGAACCAGACCTTCGATAATCCGCTGTACGCCGATTTTAGCGGTGACGGCAAGGAAGACATCGTGCTCAAGACCAGCCAGGAGCTCCACCTGTACCAAGCAACCGGGACCGCGCCCAATACCTTGGGCCTGGTCGGCGTGTACAACCACACCATCCCGGCCGGCACGGGCGGCGCGACCTGGACCATCAGCTCCGACGACTCGTTCTATCCCGGCGATTTCGACGGCGATGGCAAGACCGATTTGTACGTGATCACGGGCTTGAGCCAACCCACGCATAAGGTGGGATTGCTGAAATCCACGGGGACGGGCTACCAATGCATCAAGGTGTACTCTACTACCATCGGCACCTGGAACTTGAACCCCTATGACCGGGTCTACGTGGGGGATTTCAATGGCGATAAGAAGGCGGATCTCCTGTTGCAGGCCTTCATCAGCGGCAATCGCGTCGGCATGTTCACGAGCAGCGGTACCGGTTTGACCATGGCCATGAACCAAAGCAATTCCTGGTCGGGCTGGACCATGGGCGGCAATGACCGCTTCCTGTTGGGAGACTTCGACGGCGACGGCAAGACCGACATTTACGTCCAGAACTATTACGACTGGGGCGGCTCGAAATACGTCGGCATGCTCAAGTCCACCGGGACGAACTTCACGGTCGTGAAGGTATTCACCAATTCCCTTCCGGGCTGGACCATGGGATCGGTGGATCAATTGTACGTCGGCGATTTCGATGGCGATAAGAAGGCCGATCTTTTCGTGTGGAACAGCGGATACGATTGGGGCGGAACCTCTTACCTGGCCATGCTGAAGTCATCCGCCACCAACCTAGCCAACACCAATGAGTATTGGTCCAGCAGCAACTCCACCCCGGGTTGGTCCATTACCTCGGGCGATCAGTTCTACGTCGGGGACGCGAACAAGGATGGCAAAGCCGATCTCTACGTATTCAACACTTCCAATTGGGGCACTGAATACCTCGGCGCGATGATTTCCAGCGGGACTGCGCTTTCGGCCAATTGGGTGGCCGACTGGGTGGGTGGCTGGAACCTGGGTAGCGTCGATATCCTCCAGCCCGCGCGCTACGAAGGCGCCGCGGGGAAATCCGATCTCTATATCCACAATTCGGAATGGTTCGGAATGATCCGGTACACCAACCCCGGCTTCACCCTGGACCGCCTGTACTTCCATTGGATCTATACCGCGCTCTACGACTCGGCCCCCTGGTCGGATGATTTCCCGTGATGGCGGAAGGGAAAGGACGGCAAGACATGCGAACCGAAACGAACCAGGATACGCAAACGAATATCAAAGAAGGAAAGCCTATGAAATCCATGCAACGCAATTTCCGGCGCCTCGGCCTCGCCTCGGTAGTGGGGCTAGGCCTGGCCTACGCGACGACCTCGCGGGCCGACACCGTTTCCCCCGGCGACCCGGGCCATCCCCCGCAAGGGCCTGCCAGCCCCGGTCGGATGACCCCTCCGGAGCAGGCCTCCAAATCCGATCCCATGGCCGAATACCAGCGGCAGGGAAAGGCGAACGACGCGCAGGGCCGGCCCGCGGCGTCCGTCAAGCCCAGCTCCGCGGCTTCCGGCCATAAGCACCTCCATTGCGTCTTCAAGATCAAGCCCGATGGGAGCTATCGCCTGGAGCGCGCGGTCGAGGTGGATGGGGACCCGCTGGTTTCCGAGGAGGCCGCCGGCCCGATCATCACCGAAGTCTCGAAAGGGTCGAACGTGGTGAGCATCCAAGCGCACGTCGATCCCTTCGAAGAGCGGGGTTTCTCCTCGCCCGGTCAAGGGCCGAAGGGCCATCATTTCCAATCCGCCGAAGAGGGGGAAGTAGTGGTGAAGATCCCGCAGGCCAGCCTCGCCGATACCGACCTGGATAAATTGTCGGTGCGCTTCTACCGCTGGCAGGGCTCCGAGGCCCTGGAGCACGTGGATGGCGAGAACTTCAAGGAGTACAAGCGGCTCAATAGGGTGCGCGGCTTCTCCGAAGTTCCCGGCACGATCCTGGGCAGGGAAATCAGAAGCAAAGGCACGGTAACGCCCCGTTAGCCCTCACCGCTTCCGTTCGGGCGGAGGCGCTTGCTTCCTCTCCCGGAAGCGCCCGCTTCTGGAAACAGAAACGTCCATCCCAAAGCCACCGGGGTAAGCCCCGGGGGCTTTTCTTTGCCGTCTCTCTGATCAGCTTCTTCGCCCATTTGTTCTTGGGCTCCACTTCCAGCACCTTGGACAGATAGGTCTTGGCCTCATCGTATTCCTTCGCTTCGAAATGCAATTGCGCCATGCTGGACCAGAGGAGGATGTTCAGCTTCCCGTCATTGGCGCCCTCGGAAAGCAATCCCGCTTCATACGCGTCGCGCGCCGGCTCCTTGAGGCCCAAATCGTTGAACTTGTTCCCCACGTCCAGGCAGGTGCGCGCGGGATTGGGTTGGAAGATGCAAAAGGCCTGATCCTTGCCCTTCGCGATGGCCATGAAGGCGGGCTTGTCGACGCCCGGGAAGCGCGCCCGGTACGAGGTATAGGCTTC containing:
- a CDS encoding tetratricopeptide repeat protein; translation: MAFALGGCLASLMTACSVHRDTPERSASINDLDSLHLVAQHNDSVDANLIFYEEAYTSYRARFPGVDKPAFMAIAKGKDQAFCIFQPNPARTCLDVGNKFNDLGLKEPARDAYEAGLLSEGANDGKLNILLWSSMAQLHFEAKEYDEAKTYLSKVLEVEPKNKWAKKLIRETAKKSPRGLPRWLWDGRFCFQKRALPGEEASASARTEAVRANGALPCLCF
- a CDS encoding VCBS repeat-containing protein; amino-acid sequence: MRNPANALLWGSLLMLSAGAQAAKTKIIDNGADAGKKVIAIIGDGYNSAQQTRYNTDVTNFISNGVFGHDFYQENSSAFNVYRVNLTSVDSTVSTRVYDEKGTSTDPTDDVILSTTMRNTALKYIFSGSWAHCWVEPSAQSETLIQNALAANVPNADYVVILLNNPNYGGCGGNGRLVVPRGIDWSVVAHEMGHGIGGLMDEYTGGGPYTGGSINGVNCTTDLNRATTYWKRFIDPATALPTTFGGTMDATRSVGAFPGCGTKDSQIYRPVSNCRMNSNSPNYCPVCYTHIKKLLYPDLNQTFDNPLYADFSGDGKEDIVLKTSQELHLYQATGTAPNTLGLVGVYNHTIPAGTGGATWTISSDDSFYPGDFDGDGKTDLYVITGLSQPTHKVGLLKSTGTGYQCIKVYSTTIGTWNLNPYDRVYVGDFNGDKKADLLLQAFISGNRVGMFTSSGTGLTMAMNQSNSWSGWTMGGNDRFLLGDFDGDGKTDIYVQNYYDWGGSKYVGMLKSTGTNFTVVKVFTNSLPGWTMGSVDQLYVGDFDGDKKADLFVWNSGYDWGGTSYLAMLKSSATNLANTNEYWSSSNSTPGWSITSGDQFYVGDANKDGKADLYVFNTSNWGTEYLGAMISSGTALSANWVADWVGGWNLGSVDILQPARYEGAAGKSDLYIHNSEWFGMIRYTNPGFTLDRLYFHWIYTALYDSAPWSDDFP